One window of the Runella slithyformis DSM 19594 genome contains the following:
- a CDS encoding zinc dependent phospholipase C family protein: MILPLCFVFFAVKPPGLWGFWAHQRINRLAVFSLPPEMQVFFKKHIDYLTENAVNPDRRRYAIAGEAPRHYIDTEAYGDSALYKLPLFWNEAVKKFGEDTLALNGTVPWAIQHYKSQLTEAFRQRNAQRILRVAADLGHYIADANVPLHTTRNYNGQYTGQEGIHAFWETRLPELYAEEYDMFVGRAVYEERIALRAWRAVRQANAALDSVLRFEAEVSKQMKPELKYTLEDRNGVIFKTYSREFSQKYHQLLNRQVERQMRASVKMVADFWFTCWVDAGQPDLGPLASFSRNESVKVEEETEKRSWLQRLFNVRPENEN, translated from the coding sequence ATGATTTTGCCTTTATGTTTCGTTTTTTTTGCCGTGAAGCCCCCGGGGTTATGGGGTTTTTGGGCACATCAACGCATCAATCGGCTTGCTGTTTTTTCATTGCCTCCCGAGATGCAGGTCTTCTTTAAGAAACATATTGATTATTTGACGGAAAATGCCGTGAACCCCGACAGGCGTCGTTATGCTATAGCAGGAGAGGCCCCGCGCCATTATATCGACACCGAAGCCTATGGCGACAGTGCCCTCTATAAACTGCCGTTGTTTTGGAATGAAGCGGTAAAAAAGTTTGGGGAGGATACCCTGGCCCTGAATGGCACTGTTCCGTGGGCGATTCAACACTATAAATCGCAGTTGACCGAAGCCTTTCGGCAGCGAAATGCCCAACGTATTTTACGTGTTGCGGCAGACTTAGGGCATTATATTGCGGATGCCAATGTCCCCCTTCATACGACTCGCAATTATAACGGTCAGTACACGGGACAGGAAGGGATTCATGCCTTCTGGGAAACTCGCCTGCCCGAACTTTATGCGGAAGAATACGATATGTTTGTAGGGAGAGCGGTATATGAAGAAAGAATTGCGCTGCGTGCCTGGCGGGCTGTTCGACAGGCCAATGCGGCATTGGACAGCGTATTACGATTCGAAGCGGAGGTGTCGAAGCAGATGAAACCGGAGTTGAAATATACTTTAGAAGACCGTAACGGTGTGATCTTCAAAACGTATTCCCGTGAGTTTTCCCAGAAATACCATCAATTGCTAAACCGCCAGGTAGAGCGGCAAATGCGGGCTTCGGTCAAAATGGTCGCAGATTTTTGGTTTACCTGTTGGGTTGATGCTGGTCAGCCGGATTTAGGTCCTTTGGCTTCCTTTTCACGCAATGAGTCTGTCAAAGTAGAAGAGGAAACCGAAAAACGAAGTTGGTTACAGCGACTTTTTAACGTTCGGCCCGAAAACGAAAACTAG
- a CDS encoding AGE family epimerase/isomerase, whose protein sequence is MDRFARENLTEWKRILAYWEKFSPDYQRGGFHGQVNYDNQPVLDASRSIILISRILWTFSLAYRHFHRRRYLVLADRAYHYLYNHFRDTKNGGVYWSVTAAGVPLETRKQLYGHAFAIYGLSEYYAASKFKPALDFAQELFQTVDKHGYDAEKGGYFEAFGPSWETVDDLILSKMPWNKSQNTHLHIIEAFTNLYRVWPDALLKKRVVHLTDAFMEKLVSPETYRLRLFFDRDWQPKDETISYGHDIEASWLLWETAEVLNDHERSQKVKQLCIKMAEAACTGLGEDGALDYEFDPAANHRNHERSWWVLAEQMVGFYNAYELTGESHYKDKSLKSWEFIKKYVMDTQKGDWFGTVKPDLTPVRNAKVSFWKCPYHNSRACYEIVRRLEK, encoded by the coding sequence ATGGACCGATTTGCCCGCGAAAACCTGACCGAGTGGAAACGTATCTTAGCTTACTGGGAAAAATTTTCGCCCGACTATCAGCGGGGAGGCTTTCATGGGCAGGTTAATTATGATAATCAGCCCGTATTAGATGCTTCTCGTTCAATTATTTTAATCAGTCGTATCTTATGGACTTTTTCCCTGGCGTACCGACATTTCCACCGCCGACGTTATCTGGTCCTTGCAGACAGAGCTTATCATTATTTGTATAATCATTTTCGTGACACAAAAAACGGGGGTGTTTATTGGTCGGTTACGGCAGCAGGTGTACCGCTCGAAACCCGTAAACAACTTTATGGTCACGCTTTTGCCATCTACGGATTGAGTGAATATTACGCAGCTTCTAAATTTAAACCTGCTTTGGATTTTGCGCAGGAATTGTTTCAGACCGTTGATAAACACGGATACGATGCTGAAAAAGGCGGATATTTTGAAGCCTTCGGTCCAAGTTGGGAAACCGTTGACGATCTGATTTTGAGTAAGATGCCTTGGAATAAATCCCAAAACACTCATTTGCATATCATAGAAGCGTTTACCAATTTGTACCGCGTTTGGCCTGATGCTCTTCTTAAGAAACGGGTAGTTCATCTTACAGACGCGTTTATGGAAAAATTGGTCAGTCCTGAAACGTATCGTTTGCGCCTGTTCTTTGATCGAGACTGGCAACCGAAAGATGAAACCATTTCTTACGGTCACGACATTGAAGCTTCCTGGCTGCTGTGGGAAACCGCAGAAGTACTCAATGATCATGAACGAAGTCAAAAAGTAAAGCAGTTGTGCATCAAAATGGCAGAAGCAGCCTGTACGGGATTGGGAGAAGACGGTGCGCTGGATTATGAATTTGACCCCGCTGCCAATCACCGCAATCACGAACGAAGTTGGTGGGTCTTGGCCGAACAAATGGTTGGATTTTACAATGCGTATGAGCTTACGGGGGAATCACACTATAAAGACAAATCACTGAAAAGCTGGGAGTTTATCAAAAAATACGTGATGGATACTCAAAAAGGCGATTGGTTTGGGACTGTAA
- a CDS encoding class I SAM-dependent rRNA methyltransferase: MTFPQIILKTNRDEAVRRFHPWVFSGAIASMKGQPSDGDIVEVTDSRNNYLATGHYHNGTIAVKLFSYEKIVPDVAFWKQKLQNALTVRNVIFANHSADTTNCYRLVHGEGDGLPGLIIDYYNGVAVVQAHSIGMYRVLEDISLALQDVYGIALKAIYHKSAETLPENFAKNVQNSYLFGSCTVPHTVRENGHTFLIDWETGQKTGFFLDQRNNRDLLAYYAKGKKVLNAFCYSGGFSIYALAAGADQVDSVDVSKKAIELTNQNVQANFGETATHQSYAEDVMAFLKQTSDTYDVMVLDPPAFAKSMAARHRAVQGYKRLNAEGIRHLKANGILFTFSCSQVVDRELFYNTIVAAAIEAGRQVRVLHQITQPPDHPVNLFHPEGSYLKGLVLWVE; the protein is encoded by the coding sequence ATGACGTTTCCCCAAATTATTCTTAAAACAAATCGTGATGAAGCCGTTCGCCGTTTTCATCCGTGGGTTTTTTCAGGAGCAATTGCTTCCATGAAAGGCCAACCTTCTGACGGTGATATTGTCGAAGTAACAGATAGTCGTAACAACTACCTGGCTACGGGGCACTATCACAATGGCACTATTGCCGTTAAGCTATTCAGTTACGAAAAAATAGTGCCCGATGTAGCATTTTGGAAGCAAAAACTGCAAAATGCCCTCACCGTGCGGAACGTTATTTTTGCCAATCATTCGGCTGATACTACCAATTGCTATCGCTTAGTGCATGGAGAAGGGGATGGATTACCCGGATTAATCATTGATTATTATAACGGGGTTGCGGTCGTTCAGGCCCATTCCATTGGCATGTATCGGGTATTGGAAGATATTTCCCTTGCGTTGCAGGATGTGTATGGTATTGCCTTAAAAGCCATTTATCACAAAAGTGCCGAGACGTTGCCCGAAAATTTTGCCAAAAATGTACAAAATAGCTATTTATTCGGGAGTTGTACTGTGCCTCATACCGTTCGGGAAAATGGGCACACTTTTTTGATAGATTGGGAGACCGGACAAAAAACAGGGTTTTTTCTGGATCAACGAAACAACCGTGATCTGTTGGCCTATTACGCCAAAGGGAAAAAAGTACTGAATGCCTTCTGTTATTCCGGCGGATTTTCCATTTATGCGTTGGCGGCCGGGGCCGATCAGGTAGATTCCGTCGATGTTTCCAAAAAGGCCATTGAGCTGACCAATCAAAATGTTCAGGCAAATTTCGGAGAAACCGCCACCCATCAGTCCTACGCCGAAGATGTAATGGCATTCCTGAAGCAAACCTCAGATACGTACGATGTAATGGTGCTCGACCCGCCGGCCTTTGCCAAAAGTATGGCTGCTCGTCATCGAGCGGTGCAGGGATATAAACGCTTGAATGCAGAGGGTATACGGCATTTAAAAGCCAATGGGATTCTGTTTACTTTTTCCTGTTCGCAGGTGGTTGACCGTGAACTGTTTTATAATACGATCGTGGCGGCGGCAATTGAAGCGGGCAGGCAAGTTCGGGTACTGCATCAGATCACCCAGCCCCCAGACCACCCCGTCAATTTATTTCATCCCGAAGGCAGTTATCTAAAGGGCTTGGTACTGTGGGTAGAATAG
- a CDS encoding anti-sigma factor, with protein MIDIKAYIESGILEDYLSGNITDQERREVECLSKIYPEIKTELDQLGEAVERYAFAHRVTPPAELKSKIMVQLEFAVDKKAVSSNGSSLEGSEEDETPVYKLDSRQSSFQWGWVAAASVVALIGSAVYFNARLDTVNTALDRQSAELTQKNELIANLDNPDNQFVTLKGVEKSPNSAVRVVWNPKTQEVRLNVLSLPVPQADKQYQLWGLVGGKPVDLGVFDVNGVMQKMKAASQAEAFAVTLEKRGGSPSPTLSEMYVMGKVSG; from the coding sequence ATGATTGACATAAAAGCATATATCGAATCGGGGATTTTGGAAGACTATCTTTCCGGGAATATTACAGATCAGGAACGGCGGGAAGTAGAATGTCTTTCAAAAATATATCCTGAAATTAAAACCGAGTTGGACCAACTCGGTGAAGCCGTCGAACGTTACGCGTTTGCCCATCGGGTAACACCCCCTGCTGAGCTCAAAAGTAAAATAATGGTGCAGTTAGAATTCGCGGTTGATAAAAAGGCGGTTTCATCAAATGGTTCGTCATTGGAAGGAAGTGAGGAAGATGAAACACCGGTGTATAAATTGGATTCACGTCAATCGTCATTTCAGTGGGGATGGGTAGCAGCCGCATCAGTGGTGGCATTGATCGGTTCGGCGGTGTATTTTAATGCTCGTTTGGATACGGTAAACACGGCCTTAGATCGGCAAAGTGCTGAGCTGACGCAAAAAAACGAGTTAATTGCCAATTTAGATAATCCGGATAATCAATTTGTGACCTTAAAAGGGGTTGAAAAATCGCCTAACAGTGCGGTACGGGTAGTGTGGAATCCTAAAACGCAGGAAGTCCGGCTCAATGTTCTTTCCCTGCCGGTGCCGCAAGCGGATAAGCAATATCAACTTTGGGGTTTGGTTGGCGGGAAACCGGTTGACCTCGGAGTGTTTGATGTCAATGGTGTTATGCAGAAAATGAAAGCCGCATCGCAGGCGGAAGCCTTTGCTGTAACACTTGAGAAACGCGGCGGCAGTCCCAGTCCTACATTATCAGAGATGTATGTCATGGGGAAAGTTTCCGGCTAA
- a CDS encoding RNA polymerase sigma factor encodes MGLKLPKYDEGELVEMLRHQDQKAFNYLYDNYSDALYGVVLKLVRTEETAQDLLQEIFVKIWKNIARYDVGKGRLFTWMLNIARNTSIDYLRINSPEIQDIASAVYWVEAHQEIYNDLNAKELREVVTHLKPEQQKLIEMVYWGGYTHEETAQRLDIPLGTVKTRVRSALRDLRKYFGT; translated from the coding sequence ATGGGATTAAAATTGCCTAAATACGATGAAGGCGAACTCGTTGAAATGCTCCGACACCAAGATCAGAAAGCATTTAACTACCTGTATGATAATTACTCCGATGCCTTGTATGGGGTAGTCCTTAAATTGGTTCGCACCGAAGAAACGGCGCAGGATTTGCTACAGGAAATCTTCGTTAAGATTTGGAAAAATATTGCACGGTATGATGTGGGAAAGGGAAGGCTTTTTACGTGGATGCTCAACATTGCACGTAATACATCCATTGATTATCTACGCATTAACAGCCCTGAAATCCAAGATATTGCTTCAGCCGTATATTGGGTAGAAGCGCATCAGGAAATTTATAATGACTTGAATGCTAAAGAGCTGAGAGAGGTTGTTACTCATCTGAAACCGGAGCAGCAGAAGCTGATTGAAATGGTATATTGGGGTGGCTATACACACGAAGAAACGGCTCAGCGGCTTGATATCCCGCTCGGTACGGTCAAAACGCGTGTAAGAAGCGCTCTTAGGGATTTAAGAAAATATTTTGGTACATGA
- a CDS encoding Dabb family protein, whose translation MDKKKFFGYIKPVFGLCVFMLIIYGAYTPSQKAEIQKIVCIKFKSGASAATIEQHMNQFAQLRREIPQMVAYTGGKTLSVTGKPEYDAMHYLTFRTEDDITTFQNHPKYREFVKNNEAIWEKELVIDANIQK comes from the coding sequence ATGGACAAGAAAAAATTCTTCGGATACATTAAACCTGTTTTTGGACTGTGCGTATTTATGCTCATTATTTACGGTGCCTATACTCCAAGCCAAAAAGCTGAAATTCAAAAAATCGTTTGTATTAAATTCAAATCGGGTGCCTCAGCGGCTACCATCGAGCAGCACATGAATCAGTTTGCCCAATTGAGACGTGAAATACCTCAAATGGTAGCATATACCGGCGGAAAAACACTAAGTGTAACGGGAAAACCCGAATATGATGCCATGCATTATTTAACCTTCCGTACAGAAGATGACATTACGACTTTTCAAAATCATCCTAAGTACCGAGAGTTTGTTAAAAACAATGAAGCTATTTGGGAAAAAGAACTGGTTATTGATGCCAACATTCAGAAGTAA